The proteins below come from a single Gimesia alba genomic window:
- the flgK gene encoding flagellar hook-associated protein FlgK produces the protein MGLNAALSMAKQSLEIFGTGIQVSGQNISNAGTPGYIREELVLNAADPFRQGALVLGTGVEVSGIQQQIDLFLETRIHSANTEYSSIEERNLIYKQLEAELRELTEGDLSSGMNEFLATINNVVNQPNSIPDREFVINEAEKFAAEISSLRLRVNDLREVQSVNVENLVKEANELIDTIIELNPKISKLEASGLLQSDAGALRTQRYTALNRLSELIPIRYRERSDGAIDLFTGSDYLVLAGSSQKLTLQTGTDRGVVTHEVLLSRTNSNISRTGGELKGVIEGRDDILGSFVDQLDTYTSNLIFEFNKIHASGEGTAGFEQLTAASSALDPTAALNSTQSGLPFQATHGSFQIKVTNKTTGLTNTTTINVDLDGIGADTTLNSLSAAIGGVTNLSSSVSTDGRLSITAGSDYEFRFSNDTSGALAAIGINTLFTGADSSDIQINSVIQQNQQFLATGQGGGPSDGSNAVLLAAFAENPIDSLGGISLDGYYEKVVSNIAQASASEAALSEGSQAFRDSLLGQREQFSGVSIDEETINVLTYQRAYQSAARLVSTIDELFTVLLNI, from the coding sequence ATGGGACTTAACGCAGCGCTATCAATGGCCAAGCAGTCGCTTGAAATATTCGGGACCGGGATCCAGGTATCCGGCCAGAATATTTCCAACGCGGGCACTCCCGGATATATCCGCGAAGAATTAGTTCTCAATGCCGCCGATCCATTTCGCCAGGGGGCACTCGTTCTGGGGACGGGGGTCGAAGTTTCTGGTATTCAGCAGCAGATCGATCTGTTTCTGGAAACGCGGATTCATTCTGCCAACACGGAATACTCCTCAATCGAAGAACGAAACCTGATTTATAAACAGTTAGAGGCTGAGTTAAGGGAACTAACCGAAGGGGACCTTTCCTCAGGGATGAATGAGTTTTTAGCGACCATTAATAATGTCGTGAATCAGCCGAATTCGATTCCGGATCGTGAATTTGTCATCAATGAAGCGGAAAAGTTTGCAGCCGAAATCAGCTCCTTGCGCCTGCGCGTGAATGACCTTCGAGAAGTGCAGTCTGTCAATGTCGAAAACCTGGTCAAAGAAGCCAATGAGCTGATTGATACGATCATTGAACTGAATCCCAAAATTTCCAAACTGGAAGCTTCCGGTTTACTGCAGAGCGACGCCGGCGCACTCAGAACGCAACGTTATACTGCTCTGAATCGACTTTCCGAATTGATTCCCATTCGTTATCGCGAACGCTCTGATGGTGCCATTGATTTATTTACCGGTTCTGATTATCTGGTTCTGGCGGGATCCTCTCAGAAGCTGACGTTACAAACGGGGACTGATCGCGGTGTGGTGACTCATGAAGTGCTACTCTCGCGGACGAACAGTAATATTTCGCGTACGGGGGGCGAGTTGAAAGGAGTGATCGAAGGCCGGGATGATATTCTGGGGAGTTTTGTCGATCAGCTGGATACATACACTTCTAATTTGATTTTTGAGTTTAACAAGATTCATGCTTCCGGCGAGGGGACGGCTGGTTTCGAACAATTGACGGCCGCGTCCAGCGCCCTTGATCCAACGGCCGCGTTGAATTCCACCCAGTCCGGACTTCCGTTTCAGGCAACGCACGGTAGTTTCCAGATCAAGGTGACTAACAAAACAACGGGTTTGACCAACACGACCACGATTAACGTTGACCTGGATGGGATTGGCGCTGATACCACGTTAAACAGTTTATCGGCGGCCATTGGCGGTGTAACCAATTTAAGTTCTTCTGTGTCCACAGACGGACGACTCTCGATTACCGCCGGCTCTGATTACGAGTTTCGTTTTTCGAATGATACCAGTGGTGCCTTAGCTGCGATTGGCATCAATACCCTGTTCACGGGAGCGGACTCCAGTGATATTCAAATCAATTCCGTAATCCAGCAAAATCAGCAGTTTCTGGCAACCGGTCAGGGGGGAGGTCCTTCTGACGGGAGTAATGCCGTGTTGCTGGCTGCTTTTGCTGAGAATCCCATTGATTCCCTGGGAGGCATCAGTCTGGATGGGTATTACGAAAAAGTGGTTTCGAATATTGCGCAGGCTTCAGCTTCTGAGGCCGCACTGTCCGAAGGATCGCAGGCCTTCAGGGACTCATTGCTGGGACAGCGCGAGCAGTTTTCCGGCGTTAGTATCGACGAAGAAACAATCAATGTTTTGACGTATCAGAGAGCGTATCAGTCAGCAGCGCGGCTGGTGAGCACGATTGATGAATTGTTTACGGTTTTACTGAATATTTGA